TAATTTGCCCTCGAAAAACATTCCTAAAACAACTTTGATTGTTGTTTTTCAACTTTCCTCTCTATTTGCATGATGTAGATTAATACAGACAATACCAAAGAGTCAACGAAAATTAGACTGTTTGGGTTGCAAAAATTCATTTACACTTTTCATACAACTACACCAATCTCAATTAACCATTTACGAACTTTTTCCTTAAGATCTTCACTGCCACCTCCATAAACAATGAACTCCGGCAAAATTTCTGAATTGGTGCACGTTCTTTTTATATCCTCCACTGTTCGCTGCTTTCCTCCACCACCATGGTTGATAAACGGGGCTATCTTCTTTCCCGAGAATCGTGCTGTGAGAGGAAGGTTGCAACAGGTGGTGCAATTGTTTTTAATGGCGGTTTGTAGCCTGCCCTCATCTCTCTTTGCCTGCTCCACCGTTTCGTTGTATGACTCAGGGGTAGGGTTTGCCGGTTCAATCTCAACGATGTCTCCTCCAACGAGTTCATGAATTATCTTTGCTATCTTGCGGGCGTTCCCAGACCAGGAGTAGTAAACGATCAGCGCCCTCATATTGAACTCCTCCTCATATCTCTTCAGGGTATTCTTCATCCGATACT
The sequence above is a segment of the Methermicoccus shengliensis DSM 18856 genome. Coding sequences within it:
- a CDS encoding flavodoxin family protein; the protein is MRALIVYYSWSGNARKIAKIIHELVGGDIVEIEPANPTPESYNETVEQAKRDEGRLQTAIKNNCTTCCNLPLTARFSGKKIAPFINHGGGGKQRTVEDIKRTCTNSEILPEFIVYGGGSEDLKEKVRKWLIEIGVVV